Proteins co-encoded in one Quercus robur chromosome 8, dhQueRobu3.1, whole genome shotgun sequence genomic window:
- the LOC126697820 gene encoding probable 37S ribosomal protein S28, mitochondrial isoform X1, with amino-acid sequence MTLLAFKNSLKLKPTSNSGPVIGGTDMLPLSVFGNGRERKAGERETMAMKTEFVKMYSYGELGEKLRNLRPSVEEVKKEGETLWFSLSELNERLMKLREMEEKDTELRIGGISFKDLRESLDWMRQLELEKAKKNSVQRLDILGQLGRTPDFMLQPPKEHLVEKYFHPDNMSSAEKLKIELAKVRDEFKMSDSDCGSGRVQVAQLTTKIKHLSSVLHKKDKHSIKGLQAMVQRRKRILKYLRRTDWDSYCLVLSKLGLRDNPNYKH; translated from the exons ATGACCTTATTGGCATTTAAGAATAGTTTGAAATTGAAGCCGACATCAAATTCGGGCCCAGTGATTGGTGGGACTGATATGCTGCCGCTTTCGGTGTTCGGGAATGGGAGGGAGAGAAAGGCAGGGGAGAGGGAGACAATGGCGATGAAGACAGAGTTTGTGAAGATGTATAGCTATGGGGAGTTGGGGGAAAAGCTGAGGAATCTTAGGCCTTCTGTGGAGGAGGTGAAGAAGGAAGGGGAGACTTTGTGGTTTTCTCTCTCAGAGTTGAATGAGAGGCTGATGAAGTTGAGGGAGATGGAGGAGAAGGATACTGAGTTGAGGATTGGTGGAATTTCATTTAAGGACTTGAGGGAGAGCTTGGATTGGATGAGGCAGCTGGAACTTGAGAAGGCAAAGAAAAATTCAG TCCAGAGACTTGATATCTTGGGTCAGTTAGGCAGAACTCCTGACTTTATGCTTCAACCTCCAAAGGAGCATCTAGTTGAAAAG TATTTCCATCCGGATAATATGTCTTCTGcagaaaaactgaaaattgagcTTGCAAAAGTTAGAGATGAATTTAAAATGTCAGATTCAGATTGTGGATCTGGACGCGTTCAAG TGGCACAACTCACAACTAAGATCAAGCATCTATCTTCAGTTTTACACAAGAAG GATAAGCATTCTATAAAGGG TCTTCAAGCAATGGTGCAGAGGAGGAAGAGGATATTGAAGTATCTCCGAAGAACTGACTGGGATTCCTACTGCTTGGTTCTCTCTAAACTTGGTCTCCGTGACAACCCTAATTACAAGCACTAG
- the LOC126697822 gene encoding uncharacterized protein LOC126697822, with amino-acid sequence MFQTLFQTLSHQTHMKISNSLLQGFSLCIPRSSVSPVPPAIVPSHRCCVGYVLHQPSISGKCRPLAGIGTTQHHRTAPLEQSLPKPCTPREGAMRLGSNRMRLNRLRMALVNGMGKLFNMRQVEVIKLRLKVVDFGWNV; translated from the exons ATGTTTCAGACTCtctttcaaactctctctcaccaaacccatatgaaaatttcaaactctCTTCTCCAAGGATTTTCTCTCTGCATCCCACGTTCCTCAGTGTCGCCGGTGCCACCAGCCATCGTGCCAAGCCACCGTTGTTGCGTGGGCTATGTCTTACACCAACCTAGCATCAGCGGAAAGTGCCGCCCACTTGCAGGCATAGGCACTACCCAGCATCACCGGACTGCTCCGCTAGAACAGTCACTACCCA AACCATGTACTCCTCGAGAGGGAGCAATGCGTTTGGGCAGCAATCGTATGCGGCTCAATCGGCTGCGTATGGCGCTAGT GAATGGAATGGGCAAGTTGTTTAACATGAGGCAAGTCGAAGTGATCAAGCTAAGATTGAAAGTTGTGGACTTTGGATGGAATGTATAG
- the LOC126697820 gene encoding uncharacterized protein LOC126697820 isoform X5, with product MTLLAFKNSLKLKPTSNSGPVIGGTDMLPLSVFGNGRERKAGERETMAMKTEFVKMYSYGELGEKLRNLRPSVEEVKKEGETLWFSLSELNERLMKLREMEEKDTELRIGGISFKDLRESLDWMRQLELEKAKKNSVQRLDILGQLGRTPDFMLQPPKEHLVEKYFHPDNMSSAEKLKIELAKVRDEFKMSDSDCGSGRVQVAQLTTKIKHLSSVLHKKKMS from the exons ATGACCTTATTGGCATTTAAGAATAGTTTGAAATTGAAGCCGACATCAAATTCGGGCCCAGTGATTGGTGGGACTGATATGCTGCCGCTTTCGGTGTTCGGGAATGGGAGGGAGAGAAAGGCAGGGGAGAGGGAGACAATGGCGATGAAGACAGAGTTTGTGAAGATGTATAGCTATGGGGAGTTGGGGGAAAAGCTGAGGAATCTTAGGCCTTCTGTGGAGGAGGTGAAGAAGGAAGGGGAGACTTTGTGGTTTTCTCTCTCAGAGTTGAATGAGAGGCTGATGAAGTTGAGGGAGATGGAGGAGAAGGATACTGAGTTGAGGATTGGTGGAATTTCATTTAAGGACTTGAGGGAGAGCTTGGATTGGATGAGGCAGCTGGAACTTGAGAAGGCAAAGAAAAATTCAG TCCAGAGACTTGATATCTTGGGTCAGTTAGGCAGAACTCCTGACTTTATGCTTCAACCTCCAAAGGAGCATCTAGTTGAAAAG TATTTCCATCCGGATAATATGTCTTCTGcagaaaaactgaaaattgagcTTGCAAAAGTTAGAGATGAATTTAAAATGTCAGATTCAGATTGTGGATCTGGACGCGTTCAAG TGGCACAACTCACAACTAAGATCAAGCATCTATCTTCAGTTTTACACAAGAAG aaaatgagttGA
- the LOC126697820 gene encoding uncharacterized protein LOC126697820 isoform X2 produces the protein MTLLAFKNSLKLKPTSNSGPVIGGTDMLPLSVFGNGRERKAGERETMAMKTEFVKMYSYGELGEKLRNLRPSVEEVKKEGETLWFSLSELNERLMKLREMEEKDTELRIGGISFKDLRESLDWMRQLELEKAKKNSVQRLDILGQLGRTPDFMLQPPKEHLVEKYFHPDNMSSAEKLKIELAKVRDEFKMSDSDCGSGRVQVAQLTTKIKHLSSVLHKKNHVLLEMEQCVWAAIVCGSISCIWR, from the exons ATGACCTTATTGGCATTTAAGAATAGTTTGAAATTGAAGCCGACATCAAATTCGGGCCCAGTGATTGGTGGGACTGATATGCTGCCGCTTTCGGTGTTCGGGAATGGGAGGGAGAGAAAGGCAGGGGAGAGGGAGACAATGGCGATGAAGACAGAGTTTGTGAAGATGTATAGCTATGGGGAGTTGGGGGAAAAGCTGAGGAATCTTAGGCCTTCTGTGGAGGAGGTGAAGAAGGAAGGGGAGACTTTGTGGTTTTCTCTCTCAGAGTTGAATGAGAGGCTGATGAAGTTGAGGGAGATGGAGGAGAAGGATACTGAGTTGAGGATTGGTGGAATTTCATTTAAGGACTTGAGGGAGAGCTTGGATTGGATGAGGCAGCTGGAACTTGAGAAGGCAAAGAAAAATTCAG TCCAGAGACTTGATATCTTGGGTCAGTTAGGCAGAACTCCTGACTTTATGCTTCAACCTCCAAAGGAGCATCTAGTTGAAAAG TATTTCCATCCGGATAATATGTCTTCTGcagaaaaactgaaaattgagcTTGCAAAAGTTAGAGATGAATTTAAAATGTCAGATTCAGATTGTGGATCTGGACGCGTTCAAG TGGCACAACTCACAACTAAGATCAAGCATCTATCTTCAGTTTTACACAAGAAG AACCATGTACTCCTCGAGATGGAGCAATGCGTTTGGGCAGCAATCGTATGCGGCTCAATCAGCTGCATATGGCGCTAG
- the LOC126697820 gene encoding uncharacterized protein LOC126697820 isoform X4 encodes MTLLAFKNSLKLKPTSNSGPVIGGTDMLPLSVFGNGRERKAGERETMAMKTEFVKMYSYGELGEKLRNLRPSVEEVKKEGETLWFSLSELNERLMKLREMEEKDTELRIGGISFKDLRESLDWMRQLELEKAKKNSVQRLDILGQLGRTPDFMLQPPKEHLVEKYFHPDNMSSAEKLKIELAKVRDEFKMSDSDCGSGRVQVAQLTTKIKHLSSVLHKKVTVEPR; translated from the exons ATGACCTTATTGGCATTTAAGAATAGTTTGAAATTGAAGCCGACATCAAATTCGGGCCCAGTGATTGGTGGGACTGATATGCTGCCGCTTTCGGTGTTCGGGAATGGGAGGGAGAGAAAGGCAGGGGAGAGGGAGACAATGGCGATGAAGACAGAGTTTGTGAAGATGTATAGCTATGGGGAGTTGGGGGAAAAGCTGAGGAATCTTAGGCCTTCTGTGGAGGAGGTGAAGAAGGAAGGGGAGACTTTGTGGTTTTCTCTCTCAGAGTTGAATGAGAGGCTGATGAAGTTGAGGGAGATGGAGGAGAAGGATACTGAGTTGAGGATTGGTGGAATTTCATTTAAGGACTTGAGGGAGAGCTTGGATTGGATGAGGCAGCTGGAACTTGAGAAGGCAAAGAAAAATTCAG TCCAGAGACTTGATATCTTGGGTCAGTTAGGCAGAACTCCTGACTTTATGCTTCAACCTCCAAAGGAGCATCTAGTTGAAAAG TATTTCCATCCGGATAATATGTCTTCTGcagaaaaactgaaaattgagcTTGCAAAAGTTAGAGATGAATTTAAAATGTCAGATTCAGATTGTGGATCTGGACGCGTTCAAG TGGCACAACTCACAACTAAGATCAAGCATCTATCTTCAGTTTTACACAAGAAGGTGACAGTTGAACCAA GATAA
- the LOC126697820 gene encoding uncharacterized protein LOC126697820 isoform X3, which produces MTLLAFKNSLKLKPTSNSGPVIGGTDMLPLSVFGNGRERKAGERETMAMKTEFVKMYSYGELGEKLRNLRPSVEEVKKEGETLWFSLSELNERLMKLREMEEKDTELRIGGISFKDLRESLDWMRQLELEKAKKNSVQRLDILGQLGRTPDFMLQPPKEHLVEKYFHPDNMSSAEKLKIELAKVRDEFKMSDSDCGSGRVQVAQLTTKIKHLSSVLHKKVFMKPRTQTKLTTTGASASCATSV; this is translated from the exons ATGACCTTATTGGCATTTAAGAATAGTTTGAAATTGAAGCCGACATCAAATTCGGGCCCAGTGATTGGTGGGACTGATATGCTGCCGCTTTCGGTGTTCGGGAATGGGAGGGAGAGAAAGGCAGGGGAGAGGGAGACAATGGCGATGAAGACAGAGTTTGTGAAGATGTATAGCTATGGGGAGTTGGGGGAAAAGCTGAGGAATCTTAGGCCTTCTGTGGAGGAGGTGAAGAAGGAAGGGGAGACTTTGTGGTTTTCTCTCTCAGAGTTGAATGAGAGGCTGATGAAGTTGAGGGAGATGGAGGAGAAGGATACTGAGTTGAGGATTGGTGGAATTTCATTTAAGGACTTGAGGGAGAGCTTGGATTGGATGAGGCAGCTGGAACTTGAGAAGGCAAAGAAAAATTCAG TCCAGAGACTTGATATCTTGGGTCAGTTAGGCAGAACTCCTGACTTTATGCTTCAACCTCCAAAGGAGCATCTAGTTGAAAAG TATTTCCATCCGGATAATATGTCTTCTGcagaaaaactgaaaattgagcTTGCAAAAGTTAGAGATGAATTTAAAATGTCAGATTCAGATTGTGGATCTGGACGCGTTCAAG TGGCACAACTCACAACTAAGATCAAGCATCTATCTTCAGTTTTACACAAGAAG GTGTTCATGAAACCAAGAACACAGACCAAACTGACCACCACTGGTGCAAGTGCAAGTTGTGCAACATCAGTTTAG
- the LOC126696673 gene encoding uncharacterized protein LOC126696673, whose translation MAAAAAALQLRPKHRTLHNPSLIHLFSTSSTPPPDPTTDQYPSSTSSQSQSQSSFSSHFSDVKASLKQQQRPISPFSSRNPTNPSKPSNPLSSSFSRPSKAASLEEICKNLSEFRTRSSVPPSTIQPNSTHSSQNISFQELYKRNVTAKADENATTNTTESGLRKSVVVALAAIFPLKRFEKA comes from the coding sequence AtggctgctgctgctgctgctctcCAACTCAGACCCAAACACAGAACCCTCCACAACCCTTCTCTCATCCACCTCTTCTCCACCTCGTCCACCCCTCCTCCTGACCCCACCACTGATCAATACCCATCCTCCACTTCATCCCAATCCCAATCCCAATCCTCATTTTCTTCCCATTTCTCTGATGTCAAAGCTAGTctcaaacaacaacaaagaccTATTTCCCCATTTTCTTCAAGGAACCCCACAAACCCATCCAAACCTTCAAACCCTTTAAGCTCATCTTTTTCTAGGCCTTCCAAAGCCGCTTCCCTTGAAGAAATCTGCAAGAACCTATCTGAGTTTCGCACCAGATCCTCTGTGCCACCTTCCACCATTCAACCCAACTCTACACACTCCTCTCAGAACATCTCATTTCAAGAGCTTTACAAACGGAATGTGACTGCGAAGGCAGACGAGAATGCTACCACAAATACCACCGAATCTGGCCTTCGAAAGTCGGTGGTGGTGGCATTGGCCGCAATCTTTCCTTTGAAGCGATTCGAGAAAGCTTGA
- the LOC126697823 gene encoding LOB domain-containing protein 15 encodes MSRERERFDDEIGKRIKRETDASSQMGRRHMLGPPGTLNTITPCAACKLLRRRCAQECPFSPYFSPHEPQKFASVHKVFGASNVSKMLMEVPESQRADAANSLVYEANVRLSDPVYGCMGAISALQQQVQSLQAELNAVRTEILKYKYREANIIPSSHHHHHHHHLALLNSSGAVSIAAPPPTPPPTTPPPPPPPFPPNSSSSSMYNQTITSAADYSTISSSDNVSYFG; translated from the exons ATGTCCAGAGAAAG GGAAAGATTTGATGATGAGATAGGCAAGAGGATCAAGAGAGAAACCGATGCTTCTTCTCAAATGGGAAGAAGACACATGTTAGGTCCTCCTGGAACCCTAAACACCATTACACCATGCGCTGCTTGTAAGCTATTGAGACGAAGGTGTGCACAAGAATGTCCATTTTCTCCATATTTCTCTCCCCATGAACCCCAGAAGTTTGCTTCAGTTCACAAAGTCTTTGGTGCCAGCAACGTCTCAAAGATGCTAATG GAGGTACCAGAGAGTCAACGAGCTGATGCTGCAAATAGTCTTGTTTATGAGGCCAATGTGAGGCTAAGCGACCCGGTGTATGGATGCATGGGTGCAATCTCGGCTTTGCAACAACAAGTTCAATCATTACAAGCTGAACTCAATGCAGTAAGAACTGAGATACTTAAGTACAAATATAGGGAAGCAAATATCATACCCTcctctcatcatcatcatcatcatcatcatttggCTTTGCTTAATTCTTCTGGGGCTGTTTCGATTGCTGCACCTCCACCAACACCGCcaccaacaacaccaccacctcctcctcctccttttcctcctaattcctcttcttcttctatgtaCAACCAAACCATTACTAGTGCTGCCGATTATAGCACCATTTCATCAAGTGATAATGTTTCCtattttggttaa
- the LOC126697824 gene encoding uncharacterized protein LOC126697824 produces MLSDRSHDLAEQSQLHIKDNGSKLFSRLLSKENSVANPSFRVYYGGNSGAIPFMWESQPGTPKHTFSEASIPPLAPPPSYYSTPTSKTMKKNSKPNLLYTLFPKVTPRKALGSPSSSLSSMSSSSLSSWSSSTYSSSSPTSTLCFSAKKHKRSKVFRGCYQIWNMKNAFLSIVGHGSGQGTA; encoded by the coding sequence ATGCTGAGTGATCGCAGCCATGACCTTGCTGAACAGTCCCAGCTCCACATCAAGGACAATGGCAGCAAGCTCTTCTCTAGGCTTTTGTCCAAGGAAAACTCTGTGGCCAACCCTTCTTTCAGGGTTTACTATGGAGGAAATTCAGGTGCTATTCCATTCATGTGGGAGTCACAACCAGGTACTCCAAAGCACACCTTTTCTGAGGCCTCTATTCCTCCACTAGCACCACCACCTTCTTATTATTCCACTCCCACATCGAAAACAATGAAAAAGAACTCAAAGCCAAACCTTTTGTACACCCTTTTCCCTAAGGTAACTCCAAGGAAAGCCCTTGGGTCACCttcatcatcattgtcatctATGTCATCATCATCGCTATCATCATGGTCATCATCAACTTATTCTTCATCATCACCTACTTCAACATTGTGCTTTAGTGCAAAAAAGCATAAAAGATCAAAGGTGTTTCGAGGGTGCTATCAAATTTGGAACATGAAGAACGCGTTCTTGTCCATTGTAGGCCACGGATCAGGCCAAGGTACTGCTTAG